In Desulfofundulus kuznetsovii DSM 6115, the following are encoded in one genomic region:
- a CDS encoding transposase, protein MAIIPQQRLFGWREIDELGDLERLVLVLEYLPDEELMQKLERERGHGRNDYPLRAVWNSILAGVVFQHTSVESLRRELKRNAQLREQCGFDPVRGEDAVPPSYVYSRILVKLMLHAGEVEKIFTRLVDEISTLLPDFGRVLALDSKAIHSLARGKKRDEEEKVPKPDGRRDTDADFGKKTYRGCRKDGTLWEKVISWFGYKLHLIVDAVYELPVGLTVTRASASDVKEGRKLIERVAEQNPEIIERCETLVADKGYDDSKLIMKLWDEYQIKPVIDIRNLWRDGEETRLVTGKENIVYDYCGTVYCHCLETNKRREMAFGGFEKDRGTLKYRCPARHYGVKCRGMEQCSATGGVRIPLAEDRRVFTPLARSSYKWKATYKKRTAVERVNARLDEVYGFEKHFIRGLKKMKLRCALALMVMLAMAVGRLRQKQGMNLRSLVKAA, encoded by the coding sequence ATGGCTATTATACCACAACAACGACTTTTTGGGTGGCGGGAAATTGACGAACTGGGAGATTTGGAACGCCTGGTCCTGGTTCTCGAATATCTACCCGACGAGGAACTCATGCAAAAGCTGGAGCGGGAACGTGGGCACGGCCGCAACGATTACCCGCTACGGGCGGTCTGGAACTCAATCCTGGCCGGGGTCGTATTTCAGCACACCTCTGTTGAGAGCCTGCGGCGGGAACTGAAGCGGAATGCCCAGTTACGGGAACAATGTGGATTTGATCCGGTTCGGGGGGAGGATGCCGTTCCACCTTCTTATGTGTACAGCCGCATCCTGGTGAAGTTGATGCTTCACGCCGGTGAAGTGGAAAAAATATTTACGCGGCTGGTGGATGAAATAAGTACGCTGTTGCCGGATTTCGGGCGGGTGCTGGCCCTGGACAGTAAAGCTATTCACAGTCTGGCCCGGGGCAAAAAGCGGGATGAAGAAGAAAAGGTCCCGAAGCCTGATGGGCGCCGCGACACCGATGCCGACTTTGGTAAGAAAACGTACCGTGGGTGCAGAAAAGACGGTACTCTATGGGAAAAAGTAATTTCCTGGTTTGGCTACAAGCTTCATCTCATAGTTGATGCTGTATATGAGCTACCCGTAGGCCTTACGGTGACAAGAGCATCAGCCAGTGACGTGAAAGAGGGGCGTAAGCTGATTGAACGGGTGGCCGAACAAAATCCGGAGATTATAGAACGCTGTGAGACATTAGTGGCGGATAAAGGCTATGATGACAGCAAACTAATCATGAAGCTGTGGGACGAATACCAGATCAAGCCCGTAATTGACATCCGTAATCTATGGCGGGATGGCGAAGAGACGCGGCTGGTGACCGGTAAAGAGAACATTGTTTACGACTACTGTGGAACTGTTTATTGCCACTGTCTCGAAACAAATAAACGTCGCGAGATGGCTTTCGGGGGATTTGAAAAGGACCGGGGAACCTTGAAATATCGCTGTCCTGCCCGGCACTACGGGGTGAAGTGCCGGGGAATGGAGCAGTGTTCCGCAACGGGTGGAGTACGTATTCCCCTGGCAGAGGACCGGCGGGTCTTCACGCCCTTAGCGCGGTCCAGTTACAAATGGAAGGCAACCTATAAGAAGCGTACGGCCGTGGAAAGGGTAAATGCCCGTTTGGATGAGGTCTATGGATTTGAAAAGCATTTTATCCGGGGCCTGAAAAAGATGAAGCTGCGTTGTGCACTGGCCCTGATGGTGATGCTGGCGATGGCCGTGGGCCGGCTACGACAAAAACAAGGAATGAATTTGAGGAGCCTGGTAAAAGCGGCCTGA
- a CDS encoding FmdE family protein translates to MPLGFQWRNKHYEVLEPILVTRSTGGHLHYLLLTDGGVFNLTLVREKEDYPFCKSMWVLRYRVKDDVPAKKENHGFSNVIPLYPVNRSNNSSPLPQGTSKLMAVPVPLLNIVYYHGHLCPELAVGYRVGLVAQKELGLTRETAKDFFVLAENMTSAIDALQFMTGCTIGNQNFFAYDLGKHVYYFGSFPAGSEPRQEALRVALINPIVDLSRQGEIEKRIVAGRASAADLEEYQQAIDDAVREILSIPDESLFVKTRVSLRPPQTACRRDYIKCSCCGEVVAVQKTVVGEDELLCQICAARKIV, encoded by the coding sequence ATGCCCCTGGGGTTTCAATGGCGCAACAAACACTACGAGGTGCTGGAGCCTATCTTGGTAACCAGATCCACAGGAGGTCACCTGCACTACCTTTTGCTCACCGATGGAGGCGTCTTTAACTTGACTCTGGTACGCGAAAAAGAGGATTATCCTTTTTGTAAAAGCATGTGGGTTTTGAGGTACCGGGTGAAGGACGATGTTCCTGCTAAAAAAGAAAATCATGGTTTTAGCAACGTGATTCCTTTGTATCCAGTAAACCGCAGCAACAATTCTTCTCCTTTGCCGCAGGGGACAAGCAAGTTGATGGCGGTTCCCGTGCCCCTTTTAAACATCGTTTATTACCACGGGCATCTTTGCCCGGAACTGGCCGTGGGCTACCGGGTCGGACTGGTTGCTCAAAAAGAACTGGGCCTTACGCGCGAAACGGCAAAGGATTTCTTTGTTTTGGCAGAAAACATGACCTCTGCCATAGATGCCTTACAGTTCATGACGGGCTGTACCATAGGAAATCAGAACTTTTTTGCCTACGATCTGGGTAAACACGTTTATTACTTTGGTAGTTTCCCTGCTGGTTCTGAACCCCGGCAGGAGGCCCTGCGGGTGGCTTTAATTAACCCAATTGTTGACCTCAGCCGCCAGGGTGAAATTGAAAAGAGGATCGTTGCCGGCCGGGCCAGTGCAGCCGATTTAGAAGAATACCAGCAGGCCATTGACGATGCCGTGCGGGAGATATTGAGCATTCCCGATGAGAGCTTGTTCGTAAAGACCAGGGTCTCGCTGCGGCCGCCGCAAACGGCCTGCCGCCGCGACTACATTAAATGTTCCTGCTGTGGCGAGGTGGTGGCAGTGCAGAAAACCGTAGTGGGAGAAGATGAGCTTTTATGTCAGATCTGCGCGGCCAGAAAAATAGTTTGA
- the cobN gene encoding cobaltochelatase subunit CobN: MKLRILFYTAIEGELGSLSNAVRSVHREYGPLVEVLAYAKRDLTGPEKQAELLDTVPCCHLVILHLMGGPDSLPSFDRVTALAREQAIPLAVLPSAGDDTRALLGLSNLSEEDYRLVRLYVCYGGEENLKNLLIWSINRYLKKFYPVPEPKPLPWEGLYYPGCQSEAQAAALLEEKLKEGKPVVGILFYQSYRVTGNTGFVDELINQIENQGGVALPVFLYATRNDELGSRGIAWVVENYFSRQGRPLVDVVVNTLMFAQTMATPTFSRVEEKDLYLRLGVPLIKAIISVASRSEWENSQQGLGPLDVVMSVALPEFDGDLITVPVATREELERDPLTGAAPIKYVPVAERMQKVASLALRWARLRRKPNREKKVAIILHNYPPRNDRIGNAFGLDTPASVHRLLLAMREAGYQVEDLPPDGTALMEKILAGLTNERGWLEPRELERRAVARVEKGTYREWFSAFPENSQEHLERDWGPPPGEVFYYGDHLLVPGIFLGNVFLGVQPPRGFLEDPSKIYHSPDLSPPHHYLAYYRWLRDVFQADIVFHIGKHGSLEWLPGKGVGLSAACFPDLAINDLPHVYPYIVNNPGEGTQAKRRSHACIIDHLVPVMTRAGSYDELAEIEVILKEYNEAKMMDASRLPSLHNLIWEKVALTHLDRDLKITREAAEKDWEDFLEHLHSYLHEIKDTLIRDGLHILGQPPAGEALVEMLLALTRLPNGPVPSLREQVAGIKGFNYEALLSNPGYFDPDRGRTYGEMLDEIDNLARRLLEAFVNGGYTVDEAPFIVQKLLGKQNEEICRVLEYAVNTLVPALAATKQELDNCLNALAGGFVPPGPSGAPTRGMADILPTGRNFYSVDPQAVPSRAAWQVGCSLADALLERYRQEKGTYPGSVGIVVWATSNMRTGGDDIAQALYLMGVRPVWDEKSGRIKGLAVIPLEELGRPRIDVTIRASGMFRDAFLNVIHLIDQAVEMVANLDEPEDLNFVAAHVRQEVAEKVAQGINPEQAREEALWRIFSDPPGCYGAGVSNLITARNWRDEKDLGEVYVTWGGYAYSRRSFGKDARPAFRQRLALVEATVKNEDTREIDMYDSDDFYSYHGGMVAAVKAIKGEPPMSFSGDSSDPARVRVRTLDEETRHIFRARVLNPKWIESMKRHGYKGAGDLSHLVEVAFGWDATAGVLEDWLYEALAHKYALDPSMQDWFKEVNPWALQNIVEHLLEAIERGMWQAAPEMNEALRELYLEIEGELEARTE, translated from the coding sequence ATGAAGCTTAGAATATTGTTTTACACGGCCATTGAGGGTGAATTGGGCAGCCTCAGTAATGCCGTCAGGAGCGTGCACAGGGAATACGGACCCCTGGTGGAAGTTCTGGCATACGCGAAGCGGGATTTAACCGGCCCGGAAAAGCAAGCAGAGTTACTGGATACGGTTCCCTGCTGCCACCTGGTGATCCTGCACCTGATGGGTGGGCCGGACTCCTTACCCTCTTTCGACCGGGTAACGGCCCTGGCCAGAGAACAGGCCATACCTCTGGCCGTTCTGCCTTCGGCGGGGGATGATACCCGGGCGCTCCTGGGCTTGAGCAACCTTTCTGAAGAAGATTACCGGCTTGTCCGGTTATATGTTTGTTACGGCGGGGAGGAGAACCTCAAAAATTTACTCATCTGGTCAATTAACCGTTATTTAAAAAAGTTTTACCCTGTACCGGAGCCCAAACCCCTCCCCTGGGAAGGGTTATACTACCCGGGGTGTCAGAGTGAGGCCCAGGCAGCGGCCCTTCTTGAAGAAAAACTAAAGGAAGGTAAACCCGTGGTGGGTATTCTTTTCTACCAGAGTTACCGGGTAACCGGCAACACCGGCTTTGTGGACGAGCTGATCAATCAAATAGAAAACCAGGGTGGTGTAGCCCTGCCGGTATTCCTGTATGCGACCAGAAACGATGAGCTGGGTAGCCGGGGGATAGCCTGGGTGGTGGAAAATTACTTTAGTCGCCAGGGCCGGCCGCTGGTGGATGTGGTGGTAAACACTCTCATGTTTGCCCAAACCATGGCCACGCCAACCTTCAGCCGGGTTGAAGAAAAGGATCTCTACCTGCGCCTGGGCGTGCCCTTAATCAAAGCCATCATTTCCGTAGCGTCCCGTAGCGAATGGGAAAACAGCCAGCAGGGTCTCGGCCCGCTGGACGTTGTTATGAGCGTGGCCCTGCCGGAGTTTGACGGCGATCTGATTACTGTGCCGGTGGCCACCCGGGAGGAATTGGAAAGAGATCCCCTTACCGGGGCAGCTCCAATTAAATATGTGCCCGTTGCCGAACGAATGCAAAAAGTGGCCTCCCTCGCCTTACGCTGGGCAAGGTTGAGGCGCAAGCCCAACCGCGAGAAAAAAGTGGCCATTATCCTGCACAATTACCCGCCCCGCAACGACCGCATCGGCAACGCCTTCGGCCTGGATACGCCGGCCAGCGTGCACCGTTTGCTACTTGCCATGCGGGAAGCCGGTTACCAGGTGGAAGACCTGCCCCCTGACGGGACCGCCCTGATGGAGAAAATTTTAGCCGGTTTAACCAACGAGCGGGGCTGGCTGGAGCCCCGGGAACTGGAGCGCCGGGCAGTTGCCCGGGTGGAGAAAGGTACTTACAGGGAGTGGTTTTCCGCTTTTCCTGAGAACTCACAGGAGCACCTGGAGCGGGACTGGGGGCCTCCTCCCGGTGAGGTTTTCTATTACGGAGATCATTTGCTGGTACCCGGGATATTTCTGGGCAACGTGTTTCTGGGCGTGCAACCGCCGCGAGGCTTTTTGGAAGACCCGTCGAAAATCTACCACAGCCCGGATCTTTCCCCGCCACATCACTACCTGGCCTATTACCGGTGGTTGCGGGATGTTTTTCAAGCAGATATTGTCTTTCATATTGGTAAGCATGGCTCACTGGAGTGGCTTCCCGGCAAGGGGGTGGGACTTTCCGCGGCCTGCTTCCCGGACCTGGCTATTAACGATCTGCCTCACGTTTACCCGTATATTGTAAACAATCCAGGGGAAGGCACCCAGGCCAAGCGCCGTTCCCATGCCTGCATTATTGACCACCTGGTGCCGGTCATGACCAGGGCCGGGTCATATGATGAACTGGCCGAAATTGAGGTTATCTTGAAGGAATATAACGAAGCAAAGATGATGGACGCTTCCAGGCTGCCCTCCCTGCATAACCTGATCTGGGAAAAAGTGGCACTTACTCATCTGGATCGAGATTTAAAAATAACCCGGGAGGCAGCAGAAAAAGACTGGGAGGATTTTCTGGAGCACCTGCATTCGTACCTGCACGAGATAAAAGATACGTTGATCCGGGACGGCCTGCACATTTTGGGCCAGCCGCCGGCAGGCGAAGCCCTGGTGGAAATGCTCCTGGCCCTAACCCGCCTGCCCAACGGTCCGGTCCCTTCCTTGCGGGAGCAGGTAGCCGGTATAAAAGGGTTCAACTATGAAGCACTCCTGTCAAATCCCGGCTATTTCGATCCAGATCGGGGACGTACATATGGAGAAATGCTGGATGAAATTGATAACCTGGCCCGCCGGTTGCTGGAAGCCTTCGTAAATGGCGGTTATACGGTAGATGAAGCGCCCTTTATAGTGCAAAAGCTCCTGGGAAAACAAAATGAGGAGATTTGCCGGGTGCTTGAATACGCAGTCAATACACTGGTGCCGGCTCTGGCCGCAACAAAGCAGGAACTGGACAACTGCCTCAACGCTTTAGCCGGGGGTTTTGTGCCCCCTGGACCTTCGGGAGCTCCTACCCGTGGCATGGCTGACATTCTCCCTACCGGGCGCAATTTTTACTCTGTCGATCCCCAGGCTGTTCCCAGCCGTGCGGCCTGGCAGGTGGGCTGCTCCCTGGCTGATGCCCTGCTGGAACGGTACAGGCAGGAGAAGGGAACCTATCCCGGGAGTGTTGGCATTGTGGTATGGGCTACCAGCAACATGCGCACAGGGGGCGACGATATAGCCCAGGCGTTGTACTTAATGGGAGTCCGGCCGGTATGGGATGAAAAAAGCGGGAGAATTAAGGGACTGGCTGTAATCCCCCTGGAGGAGCTGGGACGGCCCCGGATAGACGTGACCATAAGGGCCAGCGGCATGTTCCGCGATGCCTTTTTAAATGTCATCCACTTGATTGACCAGGCAGTGGAAATGGTGGCCAATCTGGACGAGCCGGAAGATTTGAATTTTGTAGCTGCCCACGTGCGTCAGGAGGTGGCAGAAAAAGTAGCTCAGGGGATAAATCCGGAACAGGCCCGGGAAGAAGCCCTGTGGCGTATTTTCAGCGATCCCCCGGGGTGTTACGGGGCGGGAGTAAGCAACCTCATAACCGCCAGGAACTGGCGGGACGAGAAAGACCTGGGGGAAGTCTACGTCACCTGGGGTGGTTATGCTTACAGCCGGCGCTCTTTTGGTAAAGATGCCCGGCCTGCTTTCCGGCAGCGCCTGGCCCTGGTGGAAGCTACCGTGAAAAATGAGGATACCCGCGAGATCGATATGTACGACAGCGATGACTTTTACTCCTACCACGGCGGCATGGTGGCGGCGGTAAAGGCAATAAAGGGGGAGCCGCCCATGTCTTTCAGCGGCGACAGTTCGGATCCGGCAAGGGTACGGGTGCGTACTCTGGATGAGGAAACCAGGCATATTTTCCGGGCCCGGGTACTCAATCCCAAATGGATTGAAAGTATGAAACGCCACGGCTATAAAGGAGCGGGGGACCTTTCCCACCTGGTGGAGGTGGCTTTCGGCTGGGACGCCACCGCCGGGGTGCTGGAGGACTGGCTTTACGAGGCTCTGGCACATAAGTATGCCCTGGATCCATCCATGCAGGATTGGTTTAAAGAAGTCAATCCCTGGGCTTTGCAGAACATTGTCGAACACTTGCTGGAAGCCATTGAAAGGGGAATGTGGCAGGCAGCACCGGAAATGAACGAGGCATTAAGAGAACTTTACCTGGAAATAGAAGGGGAACTGGAGGCCCGGACGGAATAG
- a CDS encoding radical SAM/SPASM domain-containing protein produces the protein MTKEIKLLVLLVTGDCNLRCVYCYARGGESKRHMSWEVARQAVDYAAARSKSFKIQFSGGEPLLNLPLVKEVAAYVRSRRLSVKLQLQTNGTLITPAVARELKSLGVALGVSLDGRPEINDRLRPFAGGGGSTLAVIRGLQNLAAEGIKVGLTVVLTAESTAGLTQLVELAAYLGNVYGISLDLLRPLGRGREGRVAPPEPELLNQQVKAAIKRAEEIARLGGPLIRFREVERLKYQLCRGVARQHYCYATTGQSLAVAPDGSVYPCASLCGLAEFYLGRITDGRFSLAEALAGTPLPGRTVERVSGCRDCPDRFSCGGGCPARAYAFTGRVDRACEADCLLRKVYLLLK, from the coding sequence ATGACGAAAGAAATCAAGCTCCTGGTATTGCTGGTAACCGGTGATTGCAACCTGCGCTGCGTTTATTGCTATGCCCGGGGAGGCGAAAGCAAAAGGCATATGTCCTGGGAGGTGGCCCGGCAGGCGGTGGATTACGCTGCCGCCCGGAGCAAATCCTTCAAGATCCAGTTTTCCGGCGGCGAGCCCCTGTTAAACCTGCCCCTGGTAAAAGAGGTGGCGGCCTACGTTCGGTCACGCCGGCTTTCCGTTAAATTACAGCTGCAGACCAACGGAACGCTGATCACCCCCGCAGTGGCTCGGGAATTAAAGTCCCTGGGCGTGGCGCTGGGGGTGAGCCTGGACGGCCGTCCGGAGATTAACGACCGGCTGCGCCCTTTTGCCGGGGGTGGGGGTTCTACCCTGGCCGTAATCCGGGGACTGCAAAACCTGGCTGCAGAAGGAATCAAGGTAGGTCTGACGGTAGTTTTAACGGCTGAAAGCACGGCGGGGTTGACTCAGCTGGTGGAACTGGCTGCTTACCTGGGGAATGTCTACGGGATTTCTCTGGACTTGCTGCGCCCCCTGGGCAGGGGTCGGGAGGGGCGCGTAGCACCGCCGGAGCCGGAGCTTCTGAACCAGCAGGTCAAAGCAGCCATAAAGCGGGCAGAGGAAATAGCCCGGCTGGGCGGGCCATTGATCCGCTTTCGGGAAGTGGAAAGGTTGAAATACCAGCTGTGCCGGGGTGTGGCCAGGCAGCATTACTGTTATGCCACCACGGGGCAGTCACTGGCCGTTGCGCCCGACGGCTCAGTTTATCCCTGTGCTTCCCTTTGCGGCCTGGCAGAATTTTACCTGGGCCGGATCACGGACGGGAGGTTTTCCCTGGCCGAAGCGCTGGCCGGAACGCCGCTCCCGGGACGTACCGTGGAAAGAGTGTCCGGTTGCCGGGACTGTCCGGATAGATTCTCATGCGGCGGCGGTTGCCCCGCCCGTGCTTATGCCTTTACCGGCCGGGTGGACCGTGCCTGTGAGGCAGATTGCCTGTTAAGGAAAGTCTATCTTTTGTTAAAATAG
- a CDS encoding CGGC domain-containing protein produces MNVLIVSCGSYVSQGYGCPGEWKCFKAARDREGNFKDYDSVNVVGFLTCECPGRSLIPNIGCVKKNVDFDVIHLSTCMVNAWPACPYRDVDELAKKITEKFGVKVIKGTHDYA; encoded by the coding sequence GTGAATGTACTCATTGTAAGTTGTGGTTCCTACGTATCCCAGGGTTATGGCTGTCCCGGCGAGTGGAAATGTTTTAAAGCCGCCCGGGACCGGGAAGGAAACTTCAAGGATTATGATTCTGTGAATGTGGTAGGTTTCCTGACTTGTGAATGTCCGGGGAGATCTTTGATTCCAAACATCGGTTGTGTTAAGAAGAATGTAGATTTTGATGTTATCCACCTTTCCACCTGTATGGTTAACGCCTGGCCGGCCTGCCCCTACAGGGATGTGGACGAGCTTGCCAAAAAGATTACGGAAAAGTTTGGGGTTAAAGTAATCAAGGGAACTCATGACTACGCATAG
- a CDS encoding DUF4198 domain-containing protein, with translation MLKVVQGHEIWVLPEGSHGHEGHETRCRIFYGHAMRPDGLADLARLSAWVLTPGGERLPLKIEAGDDRFYLVAFTPDREGFWPVTVEYDVGPVAITADGFYRSGTRKDYPDAREVGYFYQYARTYVQVGHFCAACGPVVQPPEIINLAHDLELILTPGAYRVGDEVILEVLYRGRPLPGTEVKATWSLREEDDWGLSAKTDDAGRVKFILSNPGHWLFYTRVADETLGREDEYDKKVYSATLSLFGVR, from the coding sequence ATGTTGAAGGTAGTGCAGGGTCACGAAATTTGGGTTCTACCCGAGGGAAGTCATGGTCACGAAGGACATGAAACCCGGTGCCGGATTTTTTACGGGCACGCCATGCGTCCGGACGGCCTGGCGGATCTGGCGCGCCTTTCAGCCTGGGTTTTGACTCCCGGTGGGGAGAGGCTTCCCTTGAAAATAGAAGCGGGAGATGACCGCTTTTACCTGGTGGCGTTTACGCCCGACCGGGAGGGGTTCTGGCCCGTGACAGTGGAGTACGACGTCGGGCCGGTGGCGATTACCGCGGACGGTTTTTACCGCTCCGGGACGCGTAAAGACTACCCGGATGCCCGGGAAGTGGGCTACTTCTACCAGTATGCCAGGACATATGTGCAGGTGGGGCATTTCTGTGCCGCCTGCGGCCCGGTGGTGCAACCACCGGAAATCATCAACCTGGCCCACGACCTGGAACTGATTCTTACCCCCGGTGCTTACCGGGTGGGGGACGAAGTAATTCTGGAAGTTCTTTATCGCGGCCGGCCTTTACCGGGGACAGAAGTGAAGGCGACCTGGAGCCTGCGGGAAGAAGATGACTGGGGGCTAAGCGCAAAAACTGATGATGCAGGACGGGTGAAGTTTATCTTGAGCAATCCCGGGCACTGGCTTTTTTACACCCGGGTTGCCGACGAAACCCTGGGCCGGGAAGACGAGTACGACAAAAAGGTGTACAGCGCCACGCTGAGCCTTTTTGGTGTACGGTGA
- a CDS encoding Uma2 family endonuclease, whose product MSSIPEHLKFTYEDYLLLPEDRRYEIIGGDLFMTPSPKRAHQKISLNLATILWSFAKAHGLGEVYEAPFDVLFSRHDVVQPDVLFVSRENLSIVGENNIQGAPDLIIEILSPSTAERDLDLKKKLYARHAVKEYWIVDPDARKVTVYLWKDNDYVKIGVYGEEDSWQPHLLPGLTIKGKEIFA is encoded by the coding sequence ATGTCCTCTATTCCTGAGCACCTCAAGTTCACCTACGAAGATTACCTGCTTTTGCCTGAAGACAGGCGGTATGAAATTATCGGAGGCGATCTTTTCATGACTCCTTCCCCCAAGCGGGCGCATCAGAAGATAAGTTTAAACCTGGCTACCATTTTATGGTCATTCGCCAAAGCCCACGGCCTGGGAGAAGTTTACGAGGCGCCATTTGATGTGCTTTTCAGCCGCCACGATGTGGTGCAGCCGGATGTGCTCTTCGTGAGCCGCGAGAACCTTTCGATTGTGGGGGAAAACAACATTCAAGGGGCACCCGACCTGATCATCGAGATTTTATCGCCTTCTACTGCCGAAAGAGACCTTGACCTGAAGAAAAAGCTGTACGCCCGCCATGCCGTCAAAGAATACTGGATTGTGGACCCCGACGCCCGGAAAGTGACGGTATACCTGTGGAAGGATAATGATTACGTAAAAATCGGAGTTTACGGCGAAGAGGATAGCTGGCAACCTCATCTTTTGCCCGGTCTCACCATCAAGGGCAAGGAAATATTTGCATAA
- a CDS encoding nitrilase-related carbon-nitrogen hydrolase, which yields MSKNFPARIIINPELATTGYAFESRRDISPFVETVPGPTTELFGALARRYGVYICLGLPEVDLKSGIYYNTAVHLEEGREWDEA from the coding sequence ATGTCGAAAAACTTCCCGGCCCGGATCATTATAAATCCCGAGCTGGCCACCACGGGTTATGCCTTTGAAAGCAGAAGGGACATTTCCCCCTTTGTGGAGACCGTTCCCGGGCCGACCACGGAATTGTTCGGTGCCCTGGCCCGCCGGTACGGGGTCTATATTTGCCTGGGGCTACCGGAAGTGGATTTAAAATCGGGTATTTATTATAACACCGCAGTCCATTTAGAAGAGGGGAGAGAATGGGATGAAGCTTAG
- a CDS encoding adenosylcobinamide amidohydrolase, translated as MGGILLIYETSSGEKIYRRDDSIIVYFPGPRRVVSTARLNGGYREDLQAVFNHHIPPGDHKPADLPGGSVEGYLEYLTGRLNLPYRHTAGLLTAARMENASIKTADYRELAVTAVVTGGVEVNGGRAGDPARHYELDGQWTFVGGTINIILLIDGNLPPHTLVRAIVTATEAKAAALQELVAPSRYSHGIATGSGTDQIIAVSNVQCRHSFTDAGKHSKLGELIGRAVKVAVKEALDKQTGLNPLRQCNFLVRLERYVIGLDDFWRLAQSDGIGLPRELYLERLRRLATDERLVALAATLLHLLDEYEWGLLSGGATLEAGRNFIRAYVPSAAVDEGKGSEPVNYLIKMFIRAVNEIITKQEKAFLP; from the coding sequence GTGGGTGGTATATTGCTCATTTATGAAACGAGCAGCGGGGAAAAAATTTACCGGCGTGACGATAGCATCATCGTTTATTTTCCCGGACCACGCCGGGTGGTCAGTACGGCCAGGCTCAACGGCGGCTATCGAGAAGACTTACAGGCGGTATTTAACCACCACATCCCTCCCGGTGATCACAAGCCTGCCGATTTGCCGGGAGGCAGCGTGGAGGGATACCTGGAGTACCTGACCGGCCGTTTGAATTTGCCCTACCGTCACACTGCCGGGCTATTGACTGCGGCCAGAATGGAAAATGCTTCTATAAAAACGGCTGATTATCGTGAGCTGGCGGTGACAGCTGTGGTTACCGGCGGAGTAGAGGTAAACGGGGGACGGGCCGGAGATCCCGCCCGGCACTACGAACTGGACGGCCAGTGGACTTTCGTCGGCGGCACCATAAATATCATCCTGCTTATCGATGGCAACCTGCCTCCCCACACGCTTGTGCGCGCCATTGTTACAGCCACTGAGGCCAAGGCGGCTGCCCTGCAGGAACTGGTTGCTCCCAGCCGTTATTCTCACGGGATCGCCACCGGGTCAGGCACCGATCAAATTATTGCCGTTTCCAACGTGCAGTGCCGGCATAGCTTCACAGATGCCGGGAAGCATTCCAAACTGGGTGAGCTGATCGGGAGGGCGGTTAAGGTAGCAGTTAAAGAGGCACTGGATAAACAGACCGGCCTTAATCCCCTGCGCCAGTGCAATTTTCTGGTCCGCCTGGAGAGGTACGTGATTGGTCTTGACGACTTCTGGCGCCTGGCACAATCTGATGGGATCGGGCTTCCCCGGGAGTTATATCTGGAACGGTTGCGTCGCCTGGCTACAGACGAAAGACTGGTCGCCCTGGCGGCCACGTTACTGCATTTGCTTGACGAATATGAATGGGGCCTGCTGTCCGGCGGGGCGACGTTAGAGGCAGGAAGGAACTTTATCCGGGCATATGTACCTTCTGCAGCTGTTGATGAGGGAAAGGGAAGCGAGCCGGTTAATTACCTGATTAAGATGTTTATCAGAGCGGTTAATGAAATAATTACGAAACAAGAAAAAGCTTTTCTACCCTGA
- a CDS encoding FmdE family protein, whose product MTDWEKVIAFHGHPCCLLAIGYRATKVALEKLGAGVPGHDLVAVVENRTCAADAVQVMSGCTFGKRNFVYRDNGKYVFTFARMGERQALRVSLKAGVLSREGDDFVTLMEKVANGVATEEEREEFYHRQEPLMKYILEGPAEEIFEMQFVNSEIRLPELCLEMITCSRCGEEMMRDHTIFQDGRPVCKGCSV is encoded by the coding sequence ATGACCGATTGGGAAAAAGTAATTGCCTTTCATGGGCACCCCTGTTGTTTGCTGGCCATCGGGTACCGGGCAACAAAAGTTGCTTTGGAAAAACTGGGTGCTGGTGTTCCCGGGCACGACCTGGTGGCCGTGGTGGAAAACCGTACCTGTGCCGCTGACGCAGTGCAGGTGATGTCGGGTTGCACCTTTGGTAAGAGGAACTTCGTCTACAGGGACAACGGCAAATACGTCTTTACCTTTGCCCGCATGGGAGAGCGGCAAGCTTTGCGGGTAAGCTTGAAGGCAGGGGTGCTGAGCAGGGAAGGTGATGATTTTGTAACCCTCATGGAAAAGGTGGCCAACGGCGTAGCTACAGAAGAGGAGCGGGAGGAGTTTTACCACCGCCAGGAACCCCTGATGAAGTACATCCTGGAAGGCCCGGCGGAAGAAATTTTTGAAATGCAATTTGTAAATTCAGAAATACGTCTTCCCGAGCTCTGCCTGGAGATGATAACCTGCAGCCGCTGCGGCGAAGAAATGATGAGGGATCATACCATTTTTCAGGATGGACGTCCGGTCTGTAAGGGTTGCTCAGTGTAG